A genomic stretch from Ignavibacteriota bacterium includes:
- a CDS encoding DUF2339 domain-containing protein, which produces MDDIAIAFLLGLLLLSPLVVLIILIVKVSQVGTRMKHAETRLDELRARLDALQAGSAGSAAPAATEKKMVVSDIPASATAAAAGTTASPTISVDATRSEAVSTAAAQPAVPAESPSTTPAATPEGAPPTAPAGLRPPPRVDKAPLPTRPPKAAPAPAKTKAEWESLIGGRWLNRIGAVALIIAVGFFLNYAFDRNWISETVRVLLGGAAGLGLLAAGWRFEKRGYQVFAQGLLGSGIAILYLSVYASFNFYHLVPQIGAFVLMSLVTALTLYLAVHYDSLAVSLLGLAGGFLTPVMLNTGVANEVGLFTYIALLNAGVIAVLLRKDAWIVLEPISLLATYLTYIAWYDTYYTHPDFGATLFFLVLFWGLFFVMETVTATRPPTKDTPIRHFIAATNAGFFAALLHTLTSTTYDAWSGLALLLAGLCYLAAFFAVRERVPEQADTHARILVTGAAFIVLATGTQFDSFRLITAWSVEAWALTWIGLRFQRRHLWVGGLALYAVAFFTLLGTNGSMIWTDMPKYTFLINERTMAFTALAAALCLSYLGWRQSPEKASRHAAPAMLYGFSLVVFLLLTSELSDLFRSYMEAREWAMIQGIAYQLTVSIAALWAVLAVLYAAAARYARAPQLLHAGLIAMVLSLCIAFTRGIAYDPVSWHTPLFNPRLAAMLVVLLAVAALPRLLPAADRARWIEQTHTSLRVVFVLLLLTLITAEVRDFFELRLFTLAAQGPGAEVTRMIEQLGNEKQLSLSGVWLFFSIVLMTFGLLRGRRVMRVVAFVLFGISILKIFIYDLSYLETLYRIISFAALGLILLLVSFLFQRYKDVIFGEEEARSEKREEGKEKVEEAS; this is translated from the coding sequence ATGGATGACATCGCCATTGCGTTTCTGCTCGGCCTGTTATTGCTGAGCCCGTTGGTCGTGCTGATCATACTCATCGTCAAGGTCAGTCAGGTCGGCACACGCATGAAACACGCAGAAACACGCCTGGACGAGCTGCGTGCCCGGCTTGACGCGTTGCAGGCCGGAAGCGCAGGCAGTGCTGCGCCCGCCGCGACAGAGAAAAAGATGGTGGTGTCTGATATTCCCGCGTCCGCCACGGCAGCGGCCGCCGGGACAACGGCATCTCCGACGATCTCCGTTGACGCAACACGCAGCGAGGCGGTTTCGACGGCAGCGGCGCAGCCGGCAGTCCCGGCAGAATCGCCGTCGACAACGCCTGCGGCAACACCAGAGGGCGCGCCGCCAACAGCGCCGGCCGGATTGCGGCCTCCGCCCCGCGTCGACAAGGCGCCGCTGCCGACCCGTCCGCCCAAAGCCGCGCCCGCTCCTGCAAAAACCAAGGCCGAGTGGGAGTCGCTGATAGGCGGTCGCTGGCTGAACCGCATCGGCGCGGTGGCCCTTATTATCGCGGTGGGATTCTTCCTCAACTACGCTTTCGACCGGAACTGGATATCGGAAACCGTGCGTGTACTGCTGGGTGGTGCGGCCGGACTCGGCCTGCTCGCCGCAGGCTGGCGCTTCGAGAAACGCGGGTACCAGGTGTTTGCGCAGGGACTGCTCGGATCGGGTATAGCGATTCTCTACCTCTCGGTGTACGCATCCTTCAACTTCTATCATCTCGTTCCGCAAATCGGCGCCTTCGTGCTCATGTCGCTCGTCACAGCGCTGACATTGTATCTGGCCGTACACTACGATTCGCTGGCCGTCTCGCTGCTCGGACTCGCGGGCGGCTTCCTGACACCGGTGATGCTGAACACGGGTGTTGCCAACGAAGTGGGGCTCTTCACCTACATCGCGCTCCTCAACGCGGGTGTCATAGCCGTGCTGCTGCGCAAGGACGCGTGGATCGTGCTCGAGCCGATTTCGCTGCTCGCGACATATCTGACCTACATCGCGTGGTACGACACGTATTACACACATCCGGACTTCGGAGCGACACTGTTTTTCCTCGTGCTGTTCTGGGGACTGTTCTTTGTCATGGAAACCGTCACCGCAACACGTCCGCCTACAAAGGACACGCCCATTCGGCATTTCATCGCTGCAACCAACGCCGGATTCTTTGCGGCCCTGCTTCATACACTGACAAGCACCACGTATGATGCATGGAGCGGTCTTGCATTACTTCTGGCGGGACTCTGTTATCTCGCCGCGTTTTTTGCGGTGCGCGAGAGGGTGCCGGAACAGGCGGACACACATGCGCGCATCCTCGTCACGGGCGCAGCGTTTATCGTCCTCGCGACGGGAACACAGTTCGATTCGTTCCGCCTCATCACCGCATGGTCTGTCGAGGCATGGGCTTTGACATGGATAGGTCTGCGCTTTCAGCGGCGCCACCTGTGGGTGGGCGGACTCGCGCTATACGCGGTTGCGTTCTTCACTCTGCTCGGCACAAATGGCAGCATGATCTGGACCGATATGCCGAAGTACACGTTCCTTATCAACGAGCGGACCATGGCCTTCACCGCGCTGGCGGCAGCACTCTGCCTCTCGTATCTCGGCTGGAGACAGTCGCCCGAGAAGGCGTCGCGCCATGCGGCTCCGGCCATGCTCTACGGCTTCAGTCTGGTGGTATTTCTACTGCTCACTTCCGAACTGTCGGATCTCTTCCGTTCCTACATGGAAGCGAGGGAGTGGGCGATGATACAGGGCATTGCCTACCAGCTCACGGTGAGCATCGCAGCGCTGTGGGCGGTACTGGCAGTGCTCTACGCCGCGGCCGCGCGGTACGCGCGAGCACCGCAGCTTCTTCATGCGGGTCTCATCGCGATGGTTCTGTCGCTGTGTATTGCATTCACCCGCGGCATCGCCTACGATCCTGTTTCCTGGCACACACCGCTCTTTAATCCCCGGCTCGCAGCCATGCTCGTGGTGCTCCTGGCTGTCGCGGCACTGCCGCGTCTGCTTCCCGCCGCCGATCGTGCGCGCTGGATCGAACAGACACACACCAGTCTGCGCGTTGTTTTTGTGCTGCTGCTCCTCACACTTATCACGGCCGAAGTGCGCGACTTCTTTGAACTCCGGCTTTTCACGCTGGCGGCGCAGGGTCCCGGCGCGGAGGTGACACGGATGATCGAGCAACTGGGGAACGAGAAGCAGCTTTCGCTCTCGGGCGTGTGGCTGTTCTTTTCGATTGTGCTCATGACGTTCGGACTGCTCCGAGGCCGGCGCGTGATGCGTGTGGTCGCGTTTGTCCTCTTCGGCATCTCCATACTCAAGATCTTCATCTACGATCTATCCTATCTCGAGACACTCTACCGTATCATCTCGTTCGCGGCCCTCGGTCTGATTCTGCTGCTCGTGTCGTTCCTGTTTCAGAGATACAAGGACGTGATCTTCGGCGAGGAGGAAGCACGAAGTGAGAAGAGGGAAGAGGGAAAAGAGAAGGTGGAAGAGGCGAGCTGA
- a CDS encoding glycosyltransferase family 2 protein — protein sequence MTGSPSLLLVLVAYGGDTRARNTALELLAHAEADGLEARAVVVDNFERYSHDDKQRIRAEWIAAPASALCVDLIPGATPPAIPPDARFSYYFTNENLGYARGNNLGFRLGGGAAVPYLLIATPDVHLETRGGLRRLVETLDAHPEAGCVGPRVLDSRGVPQGPYRFQGAGRRYGSLLWAPLTYIRRRRYFADEIMHGIEHGPVYRIMGCCMLFRSVDFAGVGGFDAGTFLYAEEAIMAERLRSQKKSVYFDAAVVVRHEAGETISTLHDNARRLRMRFESDMYYYRTYRRAGPLSRAWARLGLFVFLRIWTPLARHLRTQV from the coding sequence ATGACGGGATCGCCATCCCTCCTGCTTGTCCTTGTTGCCTACGGAGGCGACACGCGCGCGCGCAACACCGCGCTCGAGCTGCTCGCACACGCCGAAGCCGACGGTCTCGAGGCGCGGGCGGTGGTGGTGGACAACTTCGAGCGGTATTCTCATGACGACAAACAACGCATCCGGGCGGAGTGGATCGCGGCGCCCGCGTCTGCACTTTGTGTGGATCTGATCCCCGGAGCAACGCCGCCCGCCATCCCACCCGACGCGCGTTTTTCCTACTATTTCACCAACGAGAATCTCGGCTACGCTCGCGGCAATAATCTCGGATTCCGCCTCGGCGGCGGCGCAGCCGTGCCCTACCTCCTCATCGCCACACCGGATGTCCATCTTGAAACCCGCGGCGGCTTGCGACGGCTCGTCGAAACGCTCGATGCGCATCCCGAGGCGGGCTGCGTCGGTCCACGCGTGCTCGACAGCCGCGGCGTGCCGCAGGGTCCGTACCGCTTTCAGGGAGCGGGGCGGCGCTACGGTTCTTTGCTCTGGGCGCCTCTCACCTATATACGCCGGCGCCGATATTTTGCGGATGAAATCATGCACGGGATCGAACACGGTCCCGTGTACCGGATCATGGGCTGTTGTATGCTTTTCCGATCCGTCGATTTTGCCGGTGTCGGAGGATTCGACGCGGGCACCTTCCTGTACGCGGAAGAGGCCATCATGGCCGAGCGCCTCAGGTCGCAGAAAAAATCCGTGTACTTCGATGCAGCCGTTGTTGTGCGTCACGAGGCGGGTGAAACAATCTCAACGCTTCACGACAATGCGCGCCGCCTGCGCATGCGTTTTGAGAGCGACATGTACTATTACCGCACGTATCGACGGGCCGGACCTCTCTCACGCGCCTGGGCGCGTCTGGGTCTTTTTGTTTTCCTCCGTATCTGGACGCCCCTCGCGCGTCACCTGAGAACGCAGGTGTAG
- a CDS encoding Omp28-related outer membrane protein encodes MKKLLLPVFLVLTVLSNGQNYTTSVSTGLRQFVFELRPNARLAYPPPKDDVLSDWQTIPFPWKFYGKDVTGFYISDNGYITFDNAATVSVPANTTLPLATAPRNAIFAFWEDLHTEAGFSQWSNEVRVLDWGTAPNRVLLIMWAGVVPPGVTFSSSNTLAFGIALFEGGDFDVIFVGGRSTVRMNATVGAQNADGTAGVMLDGSPTFGYPAVTADPNDDISYAFSYSNSATDLALDQHFLQPTVKASTPVSIKGVVKNTGTQTVGSYDLSWSVDGAAPQTETISGLSLESNRTATFTHTVPWTPSEAGRLYQIRMWISNVNGGAADLNQANDTLSASVFTVLGRSGTKRVLVEEFTGAWCGWCPDGGLQMATIEAQIPEAVLMAIHAGGTDSMIVDEGAALSSFFKPSYPQAMIDRTMFPGQTTVPINRSNSAWLNRALQQAQLETPVDIVVTPSYDNTTRLLTAKVRVNFIDYLPPDPYRLNVVVVEDRVTGAGRGYDQSNYYSGNASYPNHPYYGESNPILGFVHRHVPRAFLTGTWGEDLPTSVPAGDYHERLFSFTLPEHVKTGDVEIVAFVTRHGVDLPQRSVVNAGHAPLMPADVETIIPARLNIGAPYPNPAASSAVLRVELPASESLRVDVVDALGRVVLTACDARFSAGGHVITVPVHTLAPGSYQLRATAGGTIAARTLLITGR; translated from the coding sequence ATGAAAAAGCTCCTCCTCCCTGTGTTTCTTGTCCTGACCGTTTTGTCGAACGGGCAGAATTATACCACATCGGTGTCCACCGGCCTCCGGCAATTTGTTTTCGAGCTGCGCCCGAACGCGCGCCTCGCCTATCCGCCGCCAAAGGATGACGTGCTCTCGGATTGGCAGACGATCCCATTCCCGTGGAAGTTTTATGGAAAAGATGTCACCGGCTTCTATATAAGCGACAACGGCTACATCACCTTCGACAACGCTGCCACCGTCAGTGTTCCCGCGAACACCACACTCCCGCTGGCCACCGCGCCGCGCAACGCGATTTTTGCGTTCTGGGAGGATCTGCACACGGAGGCGGGATTTTCGCAGTGGTCCAACGAAGTGCGCGTGCTGGACTGGGGCACGGCACCGAATCGTGTGCTGCTGATCATGTGGGCGGGTGTTGTGCCTCCGGGCGTCACGTTCTCGTCCAGCAATACGCTCGCGTTCGGTATCGCGCTCTTCGAGGGCGGCGACTTCGACGTGATCTTCGTCGGCGGCCGGTCGACTGTGCGAATGAACGCCACTGTCGGCGCGCAGAATGCGGACGGCACGGCCGGCGTGATGCTCGACGGCAGCCCGACCTTCGGATACCCCGCCGTCACCGCCGACCCCAATGACGATATCAGCTACGCCTTTTCATACTCGAACAGCGCAACGGATCTTGCGCTCGACCAACACTTCCTGCAGCCGACAGTCAAGGCCTCAACCCCTGTCAGCATCAAGGGCGTGGTGAAAAACACAGGCACGCAGACGGTGGGCTCCTATGATCTGTCCTGGAGTGTCGATGGTGCTGCGCCGCAGACCGAAACCATCAGCGGCCTGTCTCTCGAGAGTAATCGCACCGCGACGTTTACGCACACGGTCCCTTGGACCCCCTCCGAAGCGGGACGGCTCTACCAAATCCGGATGTGGATCTCGAACGTCAATGGCGGCGCGGCGGATCTCAACCAGGCCAACGATACACTTTCCGCCTCCGTGTTCACCGTGCTCGGCAGAAGCGGTACAAAACGTGTGCTTGTGGAGGAGTTTACGGGCGCCTGGTGCGGATGGTGCCCCGACGGCGGATTGCAGATGGCCACCATCGAGGCGCAGATTCCCGAGGCGGTGTTGATGGCCATCCATGCGGGCGGCACCGATTCGATGATTGTGGACGAAGGGGCAGCGCTGTCGTCGTTTTTCAAACCCTCGTATCCGCAGGCGATGATCGACCGCACGATGTTTCCGGGTCAGACGACGGTGCCGATCAACCGTTCGAACTCCGCCTGGCTGAATCGTGCGCTGCAGCAGGCGCAGCTCGAAACGCCGGTGGATATTGTGGTCACGCCATCGTACGACAATACGACGCGGCTGCTCACCGCGAAGGTGCGCGTGAATTTCATCGATTATCTGCCGCCCGATCCGTACCGCCTGAATGTGGTGGTGGTGGAGGATCGTGTGACCGGGGCGGGACGCGGCTACGATCAGTCCAACTACTACTCCGGCAACGCAAGCTACCCGAATCACCCCTATTACGGAGAATCGAATCCGATTCTCGGTTTTGTACACCGGCATGTGCCGCGCGCTTTTCTCACCGGCACCTGGGGCGAGGATCTTCCCACATCCGTGCCCGCCGGAGACTATCACGAACGCCTGTTCTCCTTCACGCTGCCCGAACATGTGAAGACGGGCGATGTCGAAATTGTGGCCTTTGTGACACGGCACGGCGTCGACCTGCCGCAGCGGAGCGTCGTAAACGCGGGACACGCGCCGCTTATGCCGGCCGATGTCGAAACCATCATCCCCGCGCGCCTCAACATCGGAGCACCGTATCCGAATCCGGCGGCGTCGAGCGCGGTTCTCCGCGTCGAACTGCCCGCGTCCGAATCGCTTCGCGTCGACGTTGTTGATGCGCTTGGCCGCGTGGTGCTGACCGCCTGCGATGCGCGTTTCTCCGCGGGTGGACATGTCATCACCGTCCCGGTGCACACGCTGGCACCCGGCTCGTATCAGCTCCGTGCAACGGCGGGCGGTACCATCGCCGCGCGGACGCTGCTTATCACAGGACGATGA
- a CDS encoding C40 family peptidase yields the protein MTRFLRKFLIMAAILIASGLLIQNGQAASPARGENKPAVHSKKSASAHKKHTRKHKKHRFKKVRANKRVSKLKALTVLREYLPEIADLHEAKAKGQPSPFVPVPDNFDTRSPFSDPGLRYDLVKNIDTWLGTRYRYGGSSKRGIDCSGFTSAVVSATLKRAFTGSSRVQAGRFTPIFDTDSLQFGDMVFFTGRNKRANRIGHVGIFLGNGVFAHSSTGRGVLYSHISEGYYTERFRWGGRFMSEDYPVERIVHAHVEVGQTD from the coding sequence ATGACAAGGTTCCTTCGCAAGTTCCTGATCATGGCAGCGATCCTGATCGCGTCTGGACTTTTGATCCAGAACGGTCAAGCAGCCAGTCCCGCCCGGGGCGAGAACAAGCCGGCGGTTCATTCAAAAAAGTCGGCCTCTGCACACAAGAAACACACGAGGAAACACAAGAAGCACCGTTTCAAAAAGGTGCGTGCGAACAAACGCGTCAGCAAGCTGAAAGCGCTCACTGTGCTTCGCGAATACCTGCCCGAGATTGCAGATCTTCACGAAGCAAAGGCCAAAGGCCAGCCCTCGCCGTTTGTTCCGGTTCCCGACAACTTCGACACACGGTCGCCGTTTTCGGATCCGGGACTCCGCTATGATCTCGTCAAGAACATCGACACCTGGCTCGGCACCCGCTATCGGTATGGCGGCTCGTCGAAGCGTGGCATCGATTGTTCCGGCTTTACGTCCGCCGTCGTAAGTGCCACGCTGAAGCGCGCCTTCACGGGCTCGAGCCGCGTGCAGGCCGGACGGTTCACGCCGATTTTCGACACCGACAGTCTCCAGTTCGGTGACATGGTGTTTTTCACCGGACGTAACAAACGCGCTAACCGCATCGGCCATGTGGGCATCTTCCTCGGCAACGGCGTCTTTGCGCACTCGTCCACCGGACGCGGCGTGTTGTACTCGCACATCAGCGAGGGCTACTACACCGAGCGCTTCCGCTGGGGCGGACGCTTTATGAGTGAGGATTATCCCGTGGAGCGCATCGTACACGCACACGTGGAAGTGGGGCAAACCGACTAG
- a CDS encoding DUF4382 domain-containing protein has product MISRMLVSVFVLTVAATWFGCSDDPATPATTGRLKVYLTDAPANAQQVNITFSEIAAHVDGNWVVVRGTPITVNLLEWNNGKTLVIGDAELGPGNYTQIRLIINTANIVIDGQTYPLTVPSGAQTGLKLIHTFDIEAGSTYEMVIDFDAEQSIVVRGPKNDPNSYSLKPTLRVVAKPLTGAISGIVTNPGTATVATALNELNAPVTSSPVDPATGAFTLAFLPPAAYTVRVEDTSAGSASKPLIIVTPGSTTNAGAFTLSK; this is encoded by the coding sequence ATGATCTCACGCATGCTCGTTTCAGTTTTTGTACTCACCGTCGCAGCGACCTGGTTCGGCTGTTCCGACGATCCCGCAACGCCCGCCACCACAGGTCGACTGAAGGTGTATCTCACCGATGCTCCGGCCAACGCACAGCAGGTGAACATCACGTTCTCCGAGATAGCCGCGCATGTCGACGGCAACTGGGTGGTTGTTCGCGGCACGCCCATCACCGTCAATCTGTTGGAATGGAACAACGGGAAAACACTCGTGATCGGTGACGCCGAACTCGGTCCGGGGAACTACACACAGATACGACTCATCATCAACACCGCCAACATTGTTATTGACGGGCAGACGTATCCCTTGACGGTGCCCAGCGGTGCGCAGACCGGGCTCAAGCTCATTCACACATTCGATATTGAGGCGGGCTCCACGTACGAAATGGTGATCGACTTCGACGCGGAACAGTCGATCGTTGTGCGCGGACCAAAAAACGATCCGAACAGTTATTCACTGAAACCCACGCTCCGTGTTGTTGCCAAGCCGTTGACGGGTGCAATATCCGGCATTGTGACAAATCCCGGCACAGCCACTGTTGCGACAGCGCTCAACGAATTGAACGCCCCGGTGACATCGTCGCCCGTCGATCCCGCCACCGGCGCCTTCACGCTGGCCTTCCTTCCGCCTGCCGCCTACACCGTTCGTGTGGAGGACACAAGTGCAGGCAGCGCATCCAAACCTCTTATCATCGTGACTCCCGGCAGTACCACAAACGCGGGAGCGTTCACGCTGAGCAAGTAG
- a CDS encoding DinB family protein: MTHTTYTTALRGQFLAAIDMLGRSIESCPADLWGSRVTADEFWYSAFHALFYLDCYLSETLDGFAPPPPFTLDELDERGLLPDRVYTRDELLAYLRHGRDKCIATLDALTPEHASAHCGFDWLDISIAELHLYNLRHVQHHAAQLNQRIRLHGATPPRWVRRGQ; this comes from the coding sequence ATGACCCACACCACCTACACCACCGCACTGCGTGGACAATTCCTCGCCGCCATCGACATGCTCGGACGTTCCATCGAGTCCTGCCCCGCCGATCTCTGGGGCTCGCGTGTCACCGCCGACGAGTTCTGGTACTCGGCCTTCCACGCCTTGTTCTACCTCGACTGCTACCTCTCAGAAACCCTCGACGGTTTCGCGCCGCCGCCGCCCTTCACGCTCGATGAACTCGACGAACGCGGTCTGCTGCCCGATCGTGTGTACACGCGCGACGAGCTGCTCGCCTACCTGCGCCACGGCCGCGACAAATGTATCGCCACACTCGATGCGCTGACACCCGAACACGCTTCGGCACACTGCGGCTTCGACTGGCTCGACATCTCCATCGCCGAGTTACACCTGTACAACCTCCGCCACGTGCAGCATCATGCGGCGCAGCTCAATCAGCGCATCCGCCTGCACGGCGCAACACCGCCGCGATGGGTGCGGCGTGGGCAGTGA